A single region of the Ptychodera flava strain L36383 chromosome 9, AS_Pfla_20210202, whole genome shotgun sequence genome encodes:
- the LOC139140979 gene encoding sphingomyelinase C-like, whose translation MALLVFGLFGLFSAALGGTLYDVGTSPFCSAGPQDCTDRGDTFVAEFTDSCWTGNKVWCRRRDTVKGQVWVGASPFCETTPQDCEMRFMKHVTSARCGDGSCCVSGTKQLCVPKKEDPWIGNVARLRSGGDTMASLHVQQDFPAPAIKPKLSVWLGSSPFCNGKCKDCALYGMTCNGRDKTGDGDTCLTGRKAMCVVPDAPPLWAPTQSNILKVLSYNVRELGFMYVHDGQRERTCQIPRRIVQKLGDVDVIVFQEVFMGGCFPDSVSFADLLRYHGFLYMTKTVGTQESAVIEDGGVFIASRWPIVGQHELIFEATHYGEADAFAAKGAIYAKVMKTVAGSTANYHIIGTHMQAQIGDVHDEVREAQAKEMRKFMQKQKIPFSEPVIYAGDFNCDILANRGHVRRVLNYMGAGIPKRVGKVKATFDPRKNDMFEDKSRAREWLDYVVFSTDQQTPLVATLEGIRLRAKKRFHVCKSGPFKPGYIFPNSPVCPKKRKVLDLSDHYPVLGVFIFP comes from the exons ATGGCTTTGTTGGTTTTCGGCCTCTTTGGGCTCTTTTCAGCGGCACTTGGAG GTACCCTGTACGACGTTGGTACGTCACCATTCTGCAGTGCCGGCCCACAAGACTGCACCGACAGAGGTGACACTTTCGTCGCTGAATTCACGGACAGCTGTTGGACGGGAAACAAAGTGTGGTGCCGAAGGAGGGACACGGTCAAGGGCCAGGTGTGGGTCGGAGCATCGCCATTCTGTGAAACGACTCCACAGGACTGCGAGATGAGGTTCATGAAACACGTAACGTCAGCAAGATGCGGCGATGGCTCTTGTTGCGTCAGTGGCACCAAACAACTTTGCGTGCCCAAAAAAGAAGACCCTTGGATTGGTAATGTCGCCAGACTACGAAGCGGGGGTGATACTATGGCATCACTACATGTCCAGCAGGATTTTCCAGCTCCGGCCATAAAGCCAAAACTAAGCGTCTGGCTAG GTTCCTCGCCGTTCTGCAACGGCAAATGTAAGGACTGTGCCTTGTACGGCATGACGTGTAACGGCCGTGACAAGACCGGCGACGGCGATACGTGCTTGACTGGCAGAAAGGCTATGTGTGTGGTGCCCGATGCGCCCCCTCTCTGGGCACCAACTCAGTCAAATATTCTGAAAGTTCTATCTTACAACGTTCGTGAATTGGGATTCATGTACGTACATGACGGTCAGAGAGAGCGAACGTGTCAGATTCCTCGACGGATCGTCCAGAAACTCGGAGACGTGGACGTCATCGTCTTCCAAGAAGTCTTCATGGGCGGTTGCTTCCCCGATTCGGTCTCTTTTGCCGATCTTCTCCGTTACCATGGTTTTCTGTACATGACAAAGACAGTCGGTACCCAGGAGTCCGCTGTGATTGAAGACGGCGGGGTGTTCATCGCTTCCCGCTGGCCGATTGTGGGACAACACGAGCTGATATTTGAAGCTACTCATTACGGCGAGGCCGACGCGTTCGCAGCGAAGGGGGCGATATATGCGAAGGTCATGAAAACCGTCGCGGGAAGCACTGCAAACTATCACATCATCGGCACGCATATGCAGGCGCAAATCGGCGACGTCCACGACGAGGTACGAGAAGCACAGGCGAAGGAGATGAGAAAATTTATGCAGAAGCAGAAAATCCCGTTCAGCGAACCAGTGATCTACGCTGGCGATTTCAACTGCGATATTCTCGCCAACCGCGGCCACGTGAGGAGAGTTCTGAACTACATGGGTGCGGGGATCCCTAAACGGGTTGGAAAGGTGAAAGCAACGTTCGACCCCAGGAAAAACGACATGTTTGAGGACAAATCCAGAGCCAGAGAATGGCTGGACTACGTCGTGTTTAGCACAGACCAACAAACGCCGCTAGTCGCGACTTTGGAAGGCATCAGACTCAGAGCAAAGAAACGTTTTCATGTTTGCAAGAGCGGTCCCTTCAAACCGGGATACATTTTCCCCAATTCACCGGTTTGTCCAAAGAAACGAAAAGTACTTGATTTGTCAGATCACTATCCAGTTCTTGGCGTGTTTATTTTCCCGTGA